In a single window of the Delftia tsuruhatensis genome:
- a CDS encoding type II toxin-antitoxin system VapC family toxin: MNPVLVDTSVWIDHFRQGNPHLAQLLQQDMALMHPLVLGELACGTPPARARTLADLQRLKPARQASMREVLALIEREQLFGLGCGLVDITLLASALMSSGASLWSRDKRLHALAQRFGIACRSVLP, encoded by the coding sequence ATGAATCCCGTTCTGGTCGATACCTCGGTCTGGATCGATCACTTCAGGCAGGGCAATCCTCACCTGGCGCAGTTGCTGCAGCAAGACATGGCGCTCATGCATCCCCTGGTGCTGGGTGAACTGGCTTGCGGCACGCCACCGGCACGCGCACGCACGCTCGCGGACCTTCAGCGGCTCAAGCCTGCCCGACAGGCCAGCATGCGCGAAGTGCTGGCCTTGATAGAGCGCGAGCAACTCTTTGGTCTGGGCTGCGGTCTGGTGGACATCACGCTCCTGGCCTCGGCACTCATGTCTTCAGGCGCCAGCCTGTGGTCGCGAGACAAACGCCTGCACGCGCTGGCCCAGCGGTTTGGCATTGCCTGCCGGAGCGTCTTGCCGTAG
- a CDS encoding VRR-NUC domain-containing protein, producing MVPPHRFYYLHNFQRALDWIAERHGDLLDAGEQEFLARFVQLPQPSRALLVRLLMRRGPWFRASKLVYEEIPDIAGAAGPLLALGWLDAGQPMALDELFALHTKPELMQWFAGALPAAGLRKAELLQALQPLHEAPRPYAQWQPQPGEAAWRVMVGELCERFRLMFFGNLHQDWSEFVLADLGVFRYESVAFDAASRAFQAREDVDRYLALQACRQGLDEGGDIDALLLAVARCASANPWLEKRRAKVLLRIGQACERAQDWERAEQAYAQSSYPGARHRRMRVYERMQRFADAMALAQAAQAQPESDEELQRVARMLPRLRRSLGQGSRARAAALEPVVAQMRIDLELDLPAQPASVEYVLRDHWHSEAAPVFYVENALINSLFGLLCWPAIFAPLPGAFFHPFQSGPADLGSPDFARRRAALFDDCLARLDDGSWRGVILQRHADKQGLQSPFVFWGTLTAPLLALALDCIPAAHLKLFFARLLRDVQANRTGFPDLVRFWPAERRYELVEAKAPGDKLQDNQIRWLQYCAEHGIPARVCHVQWRGQALGEAA from the coding sequence ATGGTCCCTCCCCACCGTTTCTACTATCTGCACAATTTCCAGCGCGCGCTGGACTGGATCGCCGAGCGCCACGGGGATTTGCTGGACGCGGGCGAGCAGGAATTCCTGGCACGCTTCGTTCAATTGCCCCAGCCGTCGCGGGCGTTGCTGGTGCGGCTGCTGATGCGGCGCGGGCCATGGTTTCGCGCGAGCAAGCTGGTGTACGAGGAAATTCCCGACATTGCCGGCGCGGCCGGACCATTGCTGGCGCTGGGCTGGCTCGATGCCGGCCAGCCCATGGCGCTGGACGAACTGTTCGCGCTGCACACCAAGCCCGAGCTGATGCAGTGGTTCGCGGGCGCCTTGCCTGCAGCGGGCCTGCGCAAGGCCGAGCTGCTGCAGGCGCTGCAGCCCTTGCATGAAGCGCCCCGGCCCTATGCGCAATGGCAGCCGCAGCCGGGCGAGGCTGCCTGGCGCGTCATGGTCGGCGAGCTGTGCGAGCGCTTTCGGCTGATGTTCTTCGGCAACCTCCACCAGGACTGGTCTGAATTCGTGCTGGCTGATCTGGGCGTGTTCCGCTATGAGTCCGTGGCCTTCGATGCCGCCTCGCGCGCCTTCCAGGCGCGCGAAGACGTGGACCGCTATCTGGCACTGCAGGCCTGCCGCCAGGGGCTGGACGAAGGCGGCGACATCGATGCCCTGCTGCTGGCGGTGGCGCGTTGCGCCAGCGCCAACCCCTGGCTGGAAAAGCGCCGTGCCAAGGTGCTGCTGCGCATTGGCCAGGCCTGCGAGCGTGCCCAGGACTGGGAGCGGGCCGAGCAGGCCTATGCCCAAAGCAGCTACCCTGGCGCGCGCCATCGGCGCATGCGCGTGTACGAGCGCATGCAGCGCTTTGCCGACGCCATGGCTCTGGCCCAGGCCGCCCAGGCCCAGCCCGAGAGCGACGAGGAATTGCAGCGCGTGGCGCGCATGCTGCCGCGCCTGCGCCGCAGCCTGGGCCAGGGCTCGCGGGCGCGCGCGGCGGCGCTGGAGCCCGTGGTGGCGCAGATGCGCATCGACCTGGAGCTGGACCTGCCGGCCCAGCCGGCATCCGTCGAATACGTGCTGCGCGACCACTGGCACAGCGAGGCGGCTCCGGTGTTCTATGTGGAAAACGCGCTGATCAATTCCCTGTTCGGACTGCTGTGCTGGCCGGCCATCTTCGCGCCATTGCCCGGGGCTTTCTTCCACCCGTTCCAGAGTGGCCCGGCCGACCTGGGTTCGCCCGACTTCGCACGGCGCCGTGCTGCCTTGTTCGATGACTGCCTGGCCCGCCTCGACGACGGCAGCTGGCGCGGCGTCATTCTCCAGCGCCATGCCGACAAGCAGGGCCTGCAGTCGCCCTTCGTGTTCTGGGGCACGCTGACCGCACCGCTGCTGGCGCTGGCGCTGGACTGCATTCCGGCGGCCCACCTCAAGCTGTTCTTCGCGCGGCTGCTGCGCGATGTGCAGGCCAACCGCACGGGCTTCCCCGATCTGGTGCGTTTCTGGCCGGCCGAGCGCCGCTACGAACTGGTCGAGGCCAAGGCCCCCGGCGACAAGCTGCAGGACAACCAGATCCGCTGGCTGCAGTACTGCGCCGAGCACGGCATTCCCGCGCGCGTGTGCCATGTGCAGTGGCGCGGCCAGGCCCTGGGAGAGGCCGCGTGA
- a CDS encoding ATP-dependent DNA helicase: MSYTVAVRALCEFTARAGDLDLRFTPAPSALEGMAGHSLVQSRRGKDYETEISLTGTCEDLRVRGRADGFDARAGQLEEIKTYRGRIEGVRPHHRALHWAQARIYGHLLCEARGLQRLRVALVYLNVGTSEETTLVQEQDAAQLRDFFEQQCALFLDWARSEAAHRAAREQALQALRFPMQGFRAGQRELAVAVYRSARSEQGGQCLMAQAPTGIGKTLGTIFPMLKAATGQGLDKLFFLTAKGTGHGLALQALASVNRQLSDQEAPVQLRVLDVLARDKACEHPDKACHGESCPLARGFFDRLPAARAAAMQQAPPWDPPAVRALALDHAVCPYYLAQELVRWSDVVVADYHYFYDSAAMLHALAQAQQWKAGVLVDEAHNLLERARRMYTAELSQFALAAARKAAAGPVRKALDRLSRSWTALNKAQTASYQAHGEVPAALLGAVQRAVAAIADAHADSPMLPGDPVLAFYWEALQFMALAEQFGGHALFDVSQLPGRSGTGRAPASTLCIRNVVPAPHLKARHAAAHATVLFSGTLSPPHFYRDMLGLPEGTHWLEADSPFLAEQLEVQVADHISTRFRDRERSLRPIADLVAAQYARRPGNYLCFVSSFDYLQRVAECLRLLHPGLPLWLQTPSMDEAGRAEFLGRFTEAGQGIGLAVLGGAFSEGVDLPGERLIGAFVATLGLPQVNPVNEEMKRAMDRQFGADRGYDYTYLYPGLRKVVQAAGRVIRSEQDRGVVFLIDDRYRRAEVRALLPRWWQVQVHARQP; this comes from the coding sequence GTGAGCTACACCGTGGCCGTGCGCGCGCTGTGCGAGTTCACGGCGCGCGCGGGAGACCTGGACCTGCGCTTCACGCCCGCGCCCAGCGCGCTGGAGGGCATGGCCGGCCACAGTCTGGTGCAGTCGCGCCGGGGCAAGGACTACGAGACGGAGATCAGCCTGACCGGTACCTGCGAGGACCTGCGCGTGCGCGGCCGCGCCGACGGCTTCGATGCCCGGGCAGGACAACTGGAGGAGATCAAGACCTACCGGGGCCGGATCGAAGGCGTGCGGCCGCACCATCGCGCGCTGCACTGGGCGCAGGCACGCATCTACGGCCACCTGCTGTGCGAGGCGCGCGGGCTGCAGCGGCTGCGCGTGGCGCTGGTCTATCTCAATGTGGGGACCTCGGAGGAAACCACGCTGGTTCAGGAGCAGGACGCCGCGCAACTGCGCGATTTCTTCGAGCAGCAGTGCGCGCTCTTTCTGGACTGGGCGCGTAGCGAGGCTGCCCACCGCGCGGCGCGCGAGCAGGCCTTGCAGGCGCTGCGCTTTCCCATGCAGGGCTTTCGCGCGGGCCAGCGTGAACTGGCCGTGGCCGTCTACCGCAGCGCGCGCTCAGAGCAAGGCGGCCAGTGCCTGATGGCGCAGGCGCCCACGGGCATAGGCAAGACGCTGGGCACGATCTTCCCCATGCTCAAGGCCGCCACCGGCCAGGGCCTGGACAAGCTGTTCTTTCTCACGGCCAAGGGCACGGGCCATGGCCTGGCGCTGCAGGCCCTGGCCAGCGTGAACCGCCAGCTGAGCGACCAGGAGGCGCCCGTGCAGCTGCGCGTGCTCGACGTGCTGGCGCGCGACAAGGCCTGCGAGCACCCCGACAAGGCCTGCCACGGCGAGTCCTGCCCGCTGGCGCGCGGCTTCTTCGACCGGCTGCCGGCCGCACGGGCCGCCGCCATGCAGCAGGCCCCGCCCTGGGACCCGCCCGCCGTGCGCGCGCTGGCGCTGGACCACGCGGTCTGTCCCTACTACCTGGCCCAGGAACTGGTGCGCTGGAGCGACGTGGTCGTGGCCGACTACCACTACTTCTACGACAGCGCCGCCATGCTGCATGCGCTGGCCCAGGCCCAGCAGTGGAAGGCGGGCGTGCTGGTGGACGAGGCCCACAACCTGCTGGAGCGCGCGCGCCGCATGTACACGGCCGAGCTGTCGCAGTTCGCGCTGGCCGCCGCGCGCAAGGCGGCGGCCGGGCCCGTGCGCAAGGCGCTGGACCGCCTGAGCCGCAGCTGGACCGCGCTGAACAAGGCGCAGACCGCCAGCTACCAGGCCCATGGCGAGGTCCCCGCCGCGCTGCTGGGCGCCGTGCAGCGCGCCGTGGCCGCCATCGCCGACGCCCATGCCGACAGCCCCATGCTGCCCGGCGACCCGGTGCTGGCCTTCTATTGGGAGGCGCTGCAGTTCATGGCGCTGGCCGAGCAGTTCGGCGGCCATGCGCTGTTCGATGTCAGCCAACTGCCGGGCCGATCGGGAACGGGCCGCGCGCCGGCCTCCACGCTGTGCATCCGCAACGTGGTGCCCGCGCCGCACCTGAAGGCGCGCCATGCGGCGGCCCATGCCACGGTGCTGTTCTCGGGCACGCTGAGCCCGCCGCATTTCTACCGCGACATGCTGGGCCTGCCCGAAGGCACGCATTGGCTGGAAGCCGATTCGCCTTTCCTGGCGGAGCAACTGGAGGTCCAGGTCGCCGACCACATCTCCACGCGCTTTCGGGACCGGGAGCGCTCGCTGCGGCCCATCGCCGATCTTGTGGCCGCACAGTACGCGCGCCGGCCCGGAAACTACCTGTGCTTTGTCAGCAGCTTCGACTACCTGCAGCGCGTGGCCGAATGCCTGCGGCTCCTGCATCCCGGGTTGCCGCTGTGGCTGCAGACGCCATCCATGGACGAGGCGGGCCGCGCCGAGTTCCTGGGGCGCTTCACCGAGGCAGGGCAGGGCATAGGCCTTGCAGTGCTGGGTGGTGCGTTTTCGGAAGGCGTTGACCTGCCCGGCGAGCGCCTGATCGGCGCCTTCGTGGCCACGCTGGGCCTGCCCCAGGTCAATCCCGTGAATGAAGAGATGAAGCGCGCCATGGACCGCCAGTTCGGCGCGGACAGGGGCTACGACTACACCTATCTCTACCCGGGCCTGCGCAAGGTCGTGCAGGCCGCGGGCCGCGTGATCCGCAGCGAGCAGGACAGGGGCGTGGTCTTTCTCATTGATGACCGCTACCGGCGCGCCGAAGTGCGTGCGCTGCTGCCGCGCTGGTGGCAGGTGCAGGTGCACGCGAGACAGCCCTGA
- a CDS encoding type II toxin-antitoxin system VapB family antitoxin, whose protein sequence is MRTTVTIDDALYEEALELAEPEMDKADLFREAIKTFVRVQAAKRLAALGGSAPDMREIPRRPQGIEP, encoded by the coding sequence ATGAGAACCACGGTCACCATCGACGACGCCTTGTACGAGGAAGCGCTGGAGCTGGCGGAGCCAGAAATGGACAAGGCCGACCTGTTTCGCGAAGCCATCAAGACGTTCGTGAGAGTGCAGGCGGCCAAGCGTCTGGCCGCGCTGGGAGGCTCCGCACCGGACATGCGGGAGATTCCCCGTCGCCCACAGGGCATCGAGCCATGA
- a CDS encoding SDR family NAD(P)-dependent oxidoreductase, with translation MDMQQRQLELAGPLPALAPSGRLRGRVCLVVGATSGIGRATALRMAEEGAAAVVVTGRRRELGLELEQEIRQRGADGLFLACDATRQEDMAAVVEQAVARFGRLDAAFNNAGFQERRAALAEQDDAVFSQVFDTNVRAVFHAMRHELAAMLATGGGTIVNNTSVSGIRNPNPGLSLYGASKAAALSLTRAAAMEYAPRGIRINAVAPGRVVTDMMLGSGIADMHAVAAGLPLRRMGHPQEVAAAVVWLMSDEAAYVVGHCLAADGGFLAG, from the coding sequence ATGGACATGCAGCAGCGTCAGTTGGAACTGGCCGGCCCCCTGCCGGCCCTTGCACCATCGGGGCGGCTCCGGGGGCGTGTCTGCCTGGTGGTGGGTGCCACCAGCGGCATAGGCCGGGCCACCGCCCTGCGCATGGCCGAGGAGGGCGCCGCCGCCGTGGTGGTCACGGGGCGCCGCCGTGAGCTGGGCCTGGAGCTGGAGCAGGAAATCCGGCAACGGGGAGCAGACGGCCTTTTCCTGGCCTGCGATGCAACGCGGCAGGAGGACATGGCGGCGGTGGTGGAGCAGGCCGTGGCGCGCTTCGGGCGGCTGGACGCGGCCTTCAACAATGCGGGCTTCCAGGAGCGGCGCGCCGCGCTGGCCGAGCAGGATGACGCGGTCTTCTCCCAGGTCTTCGATACGAATGTGCGTGCGGTCTTCCACGCCATGCGCCATGAACTGGCGGCCATGCTGGCCACGGGCGGCGGCACCATCGTGAACAACACCAGCGTCAGCGGCATACGCAATCCCAACCCGGGCCTGTCGCTGTACGGCGCCTCCAAGGCTGCGGCCCTGTCGCTGACCCGCGCCGCCGCCATGGAGTACGCGCCGCGCGGCATCCGCATCAATGCCGTTGCCCCTGGCCGCGTGGTCACGGACATGATGCTGGGCTCGGGCATTGCCGACATGCATGCCGTGGCGGCGGGCCTGCCGCTGCGGCGCATGGGCCATCCGCAGGAAGTGGCCGCGGCGGTCGTCTGGCTGATGTCGGACGAGGCGGCCTATGTGGTGGGGCACTGCCTGGCTGCGGACGGCGGTTTCCTGGCCGGATGA
- a CDS encoding energy transducer TonB produces MCFRLSRLRCAALLLTVGVLGGCASGTTGPAVPQAVIVQPVSADSTLRNIPPVYPALSRRLGQQGQAWLKVLVDADGKVLSAEIAQSSGHPALDQSALDAVRQWAFIPGKRDGVPERMWVHVPIGFRLN; encoded by the coding sequence ATGTGCTTTCGACTGTCCCGCTTGCGCTGCGCCGCCCTGCTCCTGACCGTCGGTGTGCTGGGAGGCTGTGCCTCCGGCACGACGGGCCCGGCAGTGCCGCAGGCCGTGATCGTGCAGCCTGTGTCCGCCGATTCGACCCTGAGGAACATTCCCCCGGTCTATCCGGCCCTCTCCAGGCGGCTGGGCCAGCAAGGCCAGGCTTGGCTGAAGGTACTGGTGGACGCCGACGGCAAGGTCCTCAGCGCCGAGATCGCGCAAAGCAGCGGACACCCCGCGCTGGACCAGTCGGCGCTGGATGCCGTCCGGCAGTGGGCCTTCATCCCCGGCAAGCGCGATGGGGTGCCCGAGCGCATGTGGGTGCATGTT